In one window of Arthrobacter pascens DNA:
- a CDS encoding Rv2175c family DNA-binding protein, translating to MSNVESLVGEWLPLPDVAQLLDVSITKVHGLLDERALAALRVGERRIRSVPAAFIQDGEVVDSLKGTIVVLADAGYSDEELIVWLFTADESLRGRPIDALREGRKTEIRRRAQTLAW from the coding sequence GTGAGTAATGTAGAGAGCCTTGTTGGCGAGTGGTTGCCTTTGCCCGATGTGGCACAGTTGTTGGACGTTTCCATTACGAAAGTCCACGGCCTCCTGGATGAGCGTGCCCTGGCCGCCCTACGCGTGGGGGAGCGACGGATCCGGTCCGTTCCAGCCGCCTTTATCCAGGATGGCGAGGTTGTCGACAGCCTCAAGGGCACCATCGTGGTCCTGGCAGACGCCGGCTACTCCGATGAGGAACTGATTGTCTGGCTGTTCACGGCGGACGAGTCATTGCGGGGGCGTCCCATTGATGCGCTGCGTGAAGGCCGCAAAACGGAAATTCGGCGCAGGGCACAGACCCTGGCCTGGTA